One stretch of Chaetodon auriga isolate fChaAug3 chromosome 18, fChaAug3.hap1, whole genome shotgun sequence DNA includes these proteins:
- the LOC143336607 gene encoding uncharacterized protein LOC143336607, translated as MESKADEAPDNTQVGTLDTSGFEVTADRLEQLMKSMEVLLSDVEQLRSHCSHQATELMSAAVDLRQQQEDLKQSYSDLSREMQEIMDSVDDLFSTKSAFEAKEKQAQKLNRQL; from the coding sequence ATGGAGTCAAAGGCAGACGAGGCTCCAGACAACACCCAGGTCGGGACTCTGGACACGTCTGGGTTTGAGGTCACCGCCGACCGGctggagcagctgatgaagagcaTGGAGGTGCTGCTGTCGGACGTGGAGCAGCTGCGGAGCCACTGCAGCCACCAGGCCACCGAGCTGATGAGTGCGGCGGTGGACCTGAGGCAGCAACAAGAAGATCTGAAGCAGAGTTACTCGGATCTGTCCAGAGAAATGCAGGAGATCATGGATTCAGTGGACGACCTGTTCAGCACCAAGAGTGCCTTTGAAGCCAAAGAGAAGCAAGCACAGAAACTGAACCGGCAGCTCTGA